CCGGTGTTCTCGACAGGGCCGACCTGGGCGGCGTTTTGGGCTTCGTAGAGGTAGAGGGGCTGTTTTTCCATCAGTTTACTTCCATTGTGGAACAAAGCCGGCCTCCGGACTGCAGGTCGGGAGGCCGGCTTTATGATTCACGGATCACAGGTGGCGTTGCAGGGCGCTTATGCGACTTACTCGGAGTAGAGCTTCTCGCGGCGCTCCTGCTCTTCTTTGCAGGCGATGCACATGGTGGTGACCGGTCGTGCACGCAGTCGCTGCAGTGAGATGTCGTCACCGCAGACCACGCACTCTCCGAATTCACCCTGATTGATGCGCTCGATCGCCAGATCGATCTTGTCGATCAGGTAGCGCTCCCGGCCGCGCAGGCGCAGGCTCAGGCTCTGATCGGTGAGCGCACTGGCCAGATCGGCCTCATCAGCCATGTCGTCTTTGGACAGTTCGATTTCGTGCTTGATGGTATTGGCTGCTTTATGAAGGAGGCGCTTCTTCTCGTCGTTCAGAAGCTGCCGGAATTCCTCGATATGTTCAGGACTCATGGCATAACCCACACGCTGTCTCGGCCTGAAAGCCGAAGGATTAGAGATGGTTGCGGCGGCATAAGCCTCTGGAATAGCGCCAAACGTAAGCACCGTAGAGCAAACTACCCAGCGACCCTCAAGCGTGGTGCCGGCTCAGGGGCAGGGAGGCGCGTGGAGGCGACCCCGCCAAATGAGCCTGCGAAGTGTAGTCAAAACCCCGGAGAGTTCAAGGCTCCACCGCGCCCGGCCGGCTGCCCCCAACATTGGCCCGGGGGAAGTTCATTCCGATGAAGAAAAAAACTTTCGTAACATTCATCCTGGGCTACAATCGCCGCAGCACGATGGTCCTACAGCCCCCGAATACTTCCTGGCGATAGCGCGCCTTCTGAAGCCCCGGCTTGGCGCGTGATTTATAAGTAACTGGGCCAGGTTGACACTGTTTTTGCACGCGTGGCACGATGCGAGCGGATTTCTTCGAGTACAGCTTTAAGTAAGGAGCAGTCACATGGCGATGGCCAATGGACGCAACTGTATCGGTCTCGACATCGGCTCGAGCGCGGTCAAGCTGTGCGTCCTCAAAAGCAATAAGCGTGGTCTGAGTCTGCAGGCCTTCGATTACGCGCAGCTGCCGCCGGAGACGATTGTCGACGGGGCACTGATGAACTCGACGGTCGTCGCGGACGCCATCGTGGAGTTGTTGGGACGCAACAAAATTCGCCACAAAGAGTGCGCGATTAGCGTGTCCGGCAATACCGTGATCGTGAAAAAGATCCGGCTGCCCCTGATGACCCAGGAGGAGCTCGAAGAGTCGATTCAATGGGAGGCCGAGCAGCACATCCCCTTTGATATTCAGGATGTGTTCATCGGCTTTGAGGTGGTGGCTCCCAAGACCGAGCAGGGCCAGATGGATGTGGTCCTGGTGGCGGCGAAGAAGGACATGATCAACGACTACGTGGCGGTCTGCCACGATGGCGGCCTGGATCCGCTGGTCGTCGATGTCGATGCCTTCGCGCTGCAGAATATGTACGAGGTCAATTACGGCTTCCACCGCGGCGAGACGGTGGTGCTCCTCGATATCGGCAGCTCGGTGGTGACGATGAACGTGGTCACCGACGGGGTCACGATGTTCACCCGCGATCTCTCGATCGGCGGCAGCGACATCACCGAGGAGATCCAGCGCCAGCTCAACATCACCTACCAGGAGGCCGAACTCTACAAGATGGGCGGCAGCCCGGGGATGAGCTCCGATGAGGTGCTGCCCCAGGAGGTGGAGAGCATCATTCAGGACAAAGCCGAGGATATGGCCCACGAGATTCAGCGCTCGCTGGATTTCTATGCGGCCACCGCCGCCGACTCCCGGATCGACAAGATTGTGGTCAGCGGGGGCACCGCGGCGATCCCATCGCTGGTGCGTACCATCGCACGGATCAGCGGGGTGCCGGCCGAGCTGGCCAACCCCTTCCGCAACGTCACCTACGATGAGCGGCAGTTTACCCCGGACCGGATTCAGCGCTGGTCGCCGATTGCGGCGGTCAGTGTGGGTCTGGCGCTTCGGAGGATTAACGAACGATGATTCGCGTAAACCTCTTACCGATCAAGCAAGCTCGCCGCCGCTCGGCCGGTCGCACCCAGCTCTTGCTCTTCGCCGGCCTGCTCATCGCCGAGTTGGTCATCCTCTTTGTGTTCTATCTGGTGGAAAGCGAGAAGTTGGATACCCGCCAGACCGAGGTCACCGGTCTGCAGCGCGAGGTCTCCGCCATTGAAAACGAGGTGGCCGACGCGCGCACCCTGGAGAAGGAGGCCGAAGCGCTGGATGCCCAGCTGGCCGTGCTCAATGAGCTGGAGGCCCGGCGTATCGGTCCGGTGCGCATGCTCGACGAGGTCCAGGCGATGCTCAGCCCGCCCCGCAACGAAGAGGAGCGGGTGGCCCAGCTGCGCCGGGACTGGAACGTGGAGTGGGACACTCGTCGCCTCTGGATTGAGAGCTTCACCGAGGGAGAGGGCGCCTTCAGCCTGGAGGGCATGGCCGGTACGGCCGATGATGTCGCCGAGTTTCTTCAGCGCATGACCACCGCTCGCCACTTCAACAACGTGCAGCTCGAGTATGTTGAGACCGCCAGCTCCGCCGGCCGCAGCGGTGCCGGGGCGATGCGGATGGTTCGCTTCCGGATCTTTGGCGAGCTGAGCTACATCGGCTACGCCGCCGCTCAGGACACCGACGCCAACCAGGGCAGCTAAGCCGCGCCCGGTGAATTCGCCACTGGAGGGCGAAGACGATGAATGAGTTGATCGACCGATTTAATGCCTACCCGCTGGGGCAGAAGGTGCTGGCGGTGTTCGTCCTGATGATCGGGATTCTGGTGGGCTTTCTGACGCTGGTGCACCGGCCGATGCAGGATGAGATCGCCAAGGCGGAGACGCGCCGCAGCGAGCTCCAGCGGGAGCTGGGCCGGCTCAAAGAGATCAGTGAGAGCCGCGCCGAGGTGGTCGCGCGCCTCAATGATCTGGAGCGTCAGCTGCATATCGCCCGCGAGAAGCTGCCGGAGTCGGCCGAGATTCCCAGCCTTTTGCAGCGCATTCATAACCAGGCCAAGACCGCCGGGCTGGAGATCAACCGCTTCCGGCGCAATGAAGACGTCGCCAGCAGCGACTTCATCGAGATCCCGGTGGAGATGGAGCTGGTCGGCAGCTTCGATGAAGTCGCCAACTTCTTTTACTTCGTCGGCCGGATGACGCGTATCGTCAACGTCAAGGATATCAACGTCAAACGGCAGACAAGTGGGCTGGTCGCCGACGGTCAACTCCAGGTTTCGGCCCGGGCCACGACCTATCGCTGGAAAGCCAACTAAGCGGCGCGAATCCCGATGTGTCGGTCCCTCCCCGGCCGGGGAGGGGACGCTGAGATAAGGTGAGCAGGATGATTGAGCTTCAGAAGAGAGCCCGCACGCGGCGGGCCCGGCCCGGGGCGCGGCGGTGGTGGATAGTCGCCGCGCTGGTCGTGCTGAGTGTGCCGACGCTGGGCGCCTGTGGTGGCGATCAGGCCACGGGAATTCCGCCCGAGGTGCTGGAGCGCCAGAAACGACGCCAGCAGCGCGCCGAGAAGGCCCAGGAGGCCTCTCCCGGTGCCGCCGCCGGCGCGGACTCCGCGCAGCTCGCGGCGTTTGATCCGGCTGAGGACTATCAGCGTCCCGATTATCCGGTGCGCCGCAACCCCTTCCAGCCCGATCTGGACGTGATGCAACCCGAGCCGGCGACGGTCGATGATTCGGTGCGACCGCTGGAGCCCCTGGAGGAGTTTCCGCTCAGCTCGCTGAATCTGGTGGCCGTCATCAGCGAGACGGCGGTGCCGCGGGCGATGTTCGTGGATCCCAACGGGCTGGGGCATTTTGTCAAAGAAGGCGATCGCATCGGCCGCAACAGCGGCGTGGTGCGGGTGATTCGAGATAATGAGGTGGAGATCCGCGAGGGCGGCGCCGATGAGAGCGGCGCGGTGGTGACGGTGCGCCTGCGCGATCAGCAGCTGCGGGTGGCCGACAGCGGATTGACACCTGAGGAGCGTGAGGCGCTGAAGCGTCTGTTGGAATCTGAGGAGGGTCGTGAAGCGATTGAGCGCTCCTATCGCGACATGGCTCCGGGTGCGTCGGCCGCCGATGAGGCAGCCTCCCAGCGCGCATCTGACACACGGTTCCCGGGGCTCGCCCCGCCCTCACGGCGGCAATGATGAAGATGAACGACGTCGATGAACGACGGGGTGTATTCGGTTGGAGCGCTCGCGCGTTTGGCCACGAAGGCATCACCCATGCTGCAATACGCAGGAGTCAGGCTATGAGATGGAAGATACCGGTAGTGATGCTGTGCGCGACTCTGGGCTACGGTGCGCCAGCCCTGGCGCAGACGCCGGCGGCGGTGGCGCAGAGCAGTGAGCTCAACGCGGTCAGCACCTTCTCGGTGGATGAGGCCAGCGATGGCACCTACATCCGCATTGAAGGGAGCCAGGTGGCGACCTTCTCGGTGTTTAAGCTCGACGATCCGCCACGGCTGTTTGTGGACCTCTCCAACAGCGAACTGGCCGGGGAGACGGTCAGCAAGCAGGTCAACAACGGGGTGATCTCGCGGGTGGGGCTCATTGAGTTTGAGGACAGCTTCCAGACGGTGGCCCGCCTGGTCATCGGGTTTGAGGAGAGCGCTCACTACGATGTGCGCACCGAGGGCAGCGATGTGGTGGTCTTTGTCGACGGCGCCGGTCGCCGCGGGCAGGCCAGCGCGGCGGTCGCTCGTCAGGACGGGGCCTCAGCCCAGGAGCTGGAGCGCAGCCGTCAGGCCTATGAGCGTGCCAGTGCCGAGCTGGCCAGCACTCAGCAGGCGCTGAGCCGCGCCCAACAGGAGTTGGCCCAGGCCCGGGCCCAGCGTGAGCAGGCCCGCGGCCAGGAGCGCGAGCGCCTGGAGCAGGAGATCGCCACGCGGACCCGGGCGCTGGAGCAGGCACAGCACCAGGCCAACAGCCGTCAGGCCGAGGCCCAGGCGTTGCGCCAGCAGCTGGCTGCGGTGGAGGCCGAACAGGCCCAGAGCCAGCAGCGTCTGGTCGACGCCCAGCGTCGCGCCGACCAGGCCGAAGCCGAGCGTCAGGAGGCACTGCGCCTGGCCCGTACCAAGGAAGCCGAGGGCGAGCGTGCGCGTCAGCGAGCTCAAGAGCTGGAGGCGGAGCTTCGTAGCACCCAGCAGACGATGGCCAGTGTCAATCAGCAGCGCGAAGGTGCTCAGTCTGAGCTGGGGCGTCTCAGTGAGCAGGTTGAAGCCTCCGAGCGCCGTCTGGTAGCCGAGCGTCGCCAGCTCGAAGAGGCTCGTCGCCGCGAGGCCCAGTTGGAGGCGCAGTTGCAGCAGCTGAGTTCGTCGAGCTCCCAGGCCGATCGCGAGGCGATGGCCCGTTTGCAGGCCGAGCGTCAGCGCCAGCGCGAGTTGCAGGTCGAGGCCCAGGCGCAGGTGGAGCGTGTGCAGCAGGAAGCCGCCCAGGCTCAGCGTGAACTCCAGCGTCTCAACAATGCGCTGGCCCAGCGCGACGCCGAGATCGAGCGTCTGCGCCAGGACGTGCAGCAGGCCCGTCAGGAACAGGCTCGCGAGGTCGCCAGCGCCGATGAGGCCGAACGCGCTCGCCTGCGCGCTCTTAACGAGGCGATCGCCCGGGAAGAGCAGCGCGTGGCGTCGTTGGAGCAGGCCCGCCGCCAGGAAGAAGGGCAGCTGGAGAACCTGCA
This region of Lujinxingia litoralis genomic DNA includes:
- a CDS encoding TraR/DksA family transcriptional regulator; the protein is MSPEHIEEFRQLLNDEKKRLLHKAANTIKHEIELSKDDMADEADLASALTDQSLSLRLRGRERYLIDKIDLAIERINQGEFGECVVCGDDISLQRLRARPVTTMCIACKEEQERREKLYSE
- a CDS encoding pilus assembly protein PilP, with product MIELQKRARTRRARPGARRWWIVAALVVLSVPTLGACGGDQATGIPPEVLERQKRRQQRAEKAQEASPGAAAGADSAQLAAFDPAEDYQRPDYPVRRNPFQPDLDVMQPEPATVDDSVRPLEPLEEFPLSSLNLVAVISETAVPRAMFVDPNGLGHFVKEGDRIGRNSGVVRVIRDNEVEIREGGADESGAVVTVRLRDQQLRVADSGLTPEEREALKRLLESEEGREAIERSYRDMAPGASAADEAASQRASDTRFPGLAPPSRRQ
- a CDS encoding type 4a pilus biogenesis protein PilO, which codes for MNELIDRFNAYPLGQKVLAVFVLMIGILVGFLTLVHRPMQDEIAKAETRRSELQRELGRLKEISESRAEVVARLNDLERQLHIAREKLPESAEIPSLLQRIHNQAKTAGLEINRFRRNEDVASSDFIEIPVEMELVGSFDEVANFFYFVGRMTRIVNVKDINVKRQTSGLVADGQLQVSARATTYRWKAN
- a CDS encoding PilN domain-containing protein, encoding MIRVNLLPIKQARRRSAGRTQLLLFAGLLIAELVILFVFYLVESEKLDTRQTEVTGLQREVSAIENEVADARTLEKEAEALDAQLAVLNELEARRIGPVRMLDEVQAMLSPPRNEEERVAQLRRDWNVEWDTRRLWIESFTEGEGAFSLEGMAGTADDVAEFLQRMTTARHFNNVQLEYVETASSAGRSGAGAMRMVRFRIFGELSYIGYAAAQDTDANQGS
- the pilM gene encoding type IV pilus assembly protein PilM; protein product: MAMANGRNCIGLDIGSSAVKLCVLKSNKRGLSLQAFDYAQLPPETIVDGALMNSTVVADAIVELLGRNKIRHKECAISVSGNTVIVKKIRLPLMTQEELEESIQWEAEQHIPFDIQDVFIGFEVVAPKTEQGQMDVVLVAAKKDMINDYVAVCHDGGLDPLVVDVDAFALQNMYEVNYGFHRGETVVLLDIGSSVVTMNVVTDGVTMFTRDLSIGGSDITEEIQRQLNITYQEAELYKMGGSPGMSSDEVLPQEVESIIQDKAEDMAHEIQRSLDFYAATAADSRIDKIVVSGGTAAIPSLVRTIARISGVPAELANPFRNVTYDERQFTPDRIQRWSPIAAVSVGLALRRINER